GAAGAACTACCGCGTCTCTTTGTGGAGCGTGTGGGTCCGGTCCCAGCGGCAGTACTTCTTCATCTCGATCCGCTCGCGCTGGTTGGCCTTGTTCTTGGTGGTGATGTAGTTGCGTCGCTTGCACTCCTGGCACTCCAGGGTGACCTGCACGCGCTTGTCGGAAGCCATGTCTCTCTCGTCCCTACTTGAGGATCTTGGTGACG
This sequence is a window from Acidimicrobiales bacterium. Protein-coding genes within it:
- the rpmG gene encoding 50S ribosomal protein L33; the protein is MASDKRVQVTLECQECKRRNYITTKNKANQRERIEMKKYCRWDRTHTLHKETR